AATTTGAGTTTCTGCTATTTTCTGTATTATGCCTATAAAAATTAGctatttatattgtgtattgtgttTTCTGTATTTCTCTtccataaacacattttaaataacaatttaacTTATATTAATACATAACAGACATTAAGTTATCAATTTCCCTCTAAACATTAATTTAAAGTACGAAAAAATGATTACGAAGAGGCGTCGCAAAAGCATTATCACTGTGATAAACATTTAGGATTTGCTTTAGGCTAAGTAAGACGTTGTCTGGGTtatctaaaaatatttgttgtctgttGTCGAAGTAATAACGATTACAAACGTCAAATTACATCGTTtagataaaagtaaaaaaatggaATGAATATACACTCTGTTTATTTTAAACTTGACCTACCTTTCATATTGCCTCAGTATTTTATTAGGTGTTGCTGTTTCAAATTTATgaagatatatattatatatatataattttattttttttttttttattaataaaatgttttgtcgTAATAAACATATGACTATCAAATCACGTTACACTAACCGTACGTAGGCTATTTTTCAAAATCAAATGTTCATGTCCGCGATTTATATAGCTCTCAATATGTATAAATAcctttatgttattattaattgtacGTTAAGATTGATAAAATTCTaggtttaattaacatttttattctgaATTACGAATTATTTGTAGAGAGATTGAAAAAAATGGGTTGAAATAAGTATGAATTTCAACAGAAATCCAAAATCATGCATTTGTCCTAATAATGTAAAGATACAATAATGAACATGAAATAGCCTATTTTTCAAACAAGTATCATGGGTCAGTAAGTAAACATAAGGCTGATCTAAAAAGCTTAGTGTTTTAAAGATCAcgattagctttttaaaaaatctggaatgttttagattttagatttaaaCACATTAACAGACGTATTTAATGCATTAATCCAGCACAACATATCCTGGGATACCCCGAAGAAGGCTGTCTCTTTGCCAAACAGTGGCGTTTGCTGTAACGTCGCTGTGATGTAGCGACCCATCCGACCAATAGACGGAGCAGCATCCGATTCTGCGAGATCCCCAGCTGACGCGATGCGCTCAACCACTATCTGTATTTTGATTTGCTCCCTAATTGACCCAAATAAAGCCCTCTGTGACAGGGGTTCCACCGACCCCGAGGCACGATCAAAAGCGAAGTCGAACTGAAGCCGGTAATAGCCTACCCTTTCGCGTGTAATCCCATTTGCTATTGTAGTCGTCCAATAGCAGAATGCCCTCCGCTTGTTAAACGTTTGACTAGACTCGGATTTTTCTTTACTACAGCCCCGCTTCTCTCCGTACTGGCGCCGCGGACGCACGAAGGATAGCGATGGTGGGATATCCGGAGAGAAAGGATTGGTTACTTTTTGCTTAGAGGTATTCGCGTATCACCCGACTTTTTCTATAACTGGTATATTTGCTCAAGACATGCATGAAAAAAGCCAACAACAGCACACTTCAACCACATCCAGGGGCTCGTCGTTTTTTATCGAGAATTTGCTTGGCTCGTGTAAGACAGAAAAGCCTGTCTGTCCAATAAAGGATAACGATGGCACGGAGAGAGCGATTGCTCTTAAGGGCTACCCGAACGCATATCGGAAAGAAATGTGCATTCAAGCGTCCAGCACGGGTTTTAAGACGGAGATCTCGCCGCTGGAGTGGAAAGGACGCGAAACCTCCAAGAGTAAGTTATGGGATAGACTTCTTTATTGCTCAGTTCATATGGTTAAAAAAATCAAGTAGCATAATGCTTTGCTTTAAAacctaaatatttattaaacaaaacagtgATCTCCACATGGGTGACTAATTTAAAATAGAGCAAAAGCTTGAATGGGCTGAGCTTTTCATTAATGGAGCAAACTGACTTGCTCATTATTAGTTCCCAACTGAATAATTATTCCCCGTGTTACTGTACAGAAGCAATTACGCCACTGGCATGTCTACATTAGTTTTAAGCCTCATTAGGTAAAACCAACAAAAGCAACCCGAATGTGCGGATCCGCTGAATTGCAATGAAAGACTTCCCAAACTCGTTAAAGGCTTAAGAGTGCAATTGGTTTGTCTGATTCGTTAACTCTGTAAAGCTGTGAAAGCCACAGGGAGAAATCTGGCTGCGCATATGGGGACACACAATATTGCACATATGGGAACAGGCCCAGATTATACACAGAGGGGGGATTTTTGATATGCTGCTGTACAGTAGCATACATCTGTCTGatcaaataaaatatgcatttcttCTCAAACGCTTAAACATTTCATCTAACCATTATTCAGGTCCAAGAGAGGAAAGCCGCAATTCCAGTGAACATTCCCGCAGCGACAGAGACACCCCTTTGGCCTCTGAGCCTCTTGATGGAGTAGTGGACCGAAAAATGAGCGGCTGTGCGGTTGACGAGGGTGACGACGCTCGACAGCTCTTCGATGAGCGTTCGGGACCAGACACTTCCGAACCTGGTTCGGCCCGAAAGAAAAAGACCCGAACTGTGTTCAGCAGAAGCCAGGTGTTCCAGCTAGAGTCCACCTTCGACATGAAGAGATACCTCAGCAGCTCTGAGCGCGCGGGGCTCGCGGCCTCCCTACACCTGACCGAGACGCAGGTGAAAATCTGGTTTCAAAACCGCCGAAACAAATGGAAAAGACAACTGGCCGCGGATTTAGAGGCTGTTAATTTTAACCACAACTCCCAGCGGATTGTACGGGTGCCGATCTTGTACCCACGATAAAGCTACACCCATGTCGACACTCAGTTTTAACGTGTCTCAAGTCTCGCCACCAATCATGGGCTTTTCAAATTCAGCGAACTATCCATTATCGTCATTTGCTCATTCAGTGAATTTAATGACATCGCAGATGACAGGCCTTGTCTGATTTTTTGGGGACTGACAGAACTGACAATATAGAAGCCCAATGACAATAATCATATCAATAATGATTTTGAAAGGTGCAATAACTGATACACATATCCTGCTGGAAACCGCAGTAGGCCTACGGATGTCTGCTgcatccaaagaaaagaaaacacCTATTATCACAAGATCACACGAGATAGACATGTTTGTGTCAATTGCCACTGTAATGTCTATAATATATAATCTGTGCATGGCGCCCTCACCTATGTAAATAAAATGGCAACACATGCTTtgtgcaaatatattttattaagaaCCACCAATTTATAAGTTTGTCACTTTTTcacattatacatttaaataaaggaATCACGTAAAATCAATGTGATTTTCTTGTAAATGCTGGTTTTCATGGCTTCTGAGACGTGTGAGCCTGTGTGTGCTTCGAGGTCAAGACTACGGAACAGCTGGGGGAAAAAAGATCATGTGCATGTATCATGATTTATGAAATATGTGTTTCCACGGGTGTCCAAATTAATCATACTTTCTGAATAGGTAAACACACaatcaaaatattatattaagatATAGTTCCACTTATAAATTATGTAACTATTGTGCATATTCACAAACAAGAGGCCTTGATATTTACAGTCCACATactgaacaaaacagaaaacgCCGTATTAAATTAAAGCATGCCCTGTTTTAGgctatatacaatattttatagaATTTCCGAATTTAAAAGAATAAAGCCGAAATACACTGGCTGACAAATCTCATGAGAAGTTAGGCACGGCTATAGGGAATATTTCATATTTGACGGAACAATAATAACATAGGCTTAATATGGAAAAAAGATTGGAAAATTGTGGGATGACGTCATTTTAATGTATTAAGACATACCAAcaaattattacatatataaaGATTTTAGATGTATGCTACTTCACTTTAAAACAGTCCCGAATACGAAATTCGGGAATATGAAACTTAAAAGACAATTAAAACTTAATCGTGGTGACCGAGGgctcaataaaataatatttattacacaTTATCGACCATGCAAGCTTTCAGTGTTCAAAACAATCATTAGATAGCTAAATTATTAAAAAGCCACAGAAACAACTACTTAAAAATAACTAATCAAATATAGGCCTATATATGAAACAGCTAATAAAAAAGTAGCAAAATAACCATATAGGCTAGTTTATTTTTGTCTGTTACATTGTAGTTCTGAAGCGTCTTAGCTTCTTTCATAAACAACGTAAAGCCACAAAATAATAACTAGGCTATGTTgttgaaatatatgaaaaagactACCTTTGGTAAATCATCACCACACAACCTTATAGGGGTTGAACTGCAATAAGCAAATCGTTTTAATTTACAgttgctataattaaattaatttggaATTTAAAGGtcaattaaaacatattttgtagaaGCTATTCAACATTTATTTCTTCTCCAACTGACACGCCACAAAGGTTATGGAGAAGGCCGCAAAATAGGCCTTCGTGCTAAAATCAGAAATCTTTCCATTTCTTAAATAGCACTCATTAAAATAGTAGGCAGCACAGTGTAGTTCAAATATTAAAGTATGTGTGCCAGATGTCTGGATAGGTCTGATCTGAAGCTCCCACCCCCTCTGCCATTGGCCGCCTTGCTGTCTGACTCTCATGACCAATAAACGATGGAGAATCGTGCTCTTTCCGGTCAGTGGACTAACAGCCTAGGCAAAACGCAGCAGCACTGCGCGTCGTGGAGCGATGGTGTTCGGAGAATCGAGACGCTAGTTTATGAAACGGGGGAAAAGAGGCACAGACACGGACCCGCATCTAAAGGAGAATATGAGCAAGGAGGACGCGTCATGTCGACCCGCTTCTTGAAGTTCACCATTGACAATATCCTCAACTCCAAGACGAGCAGCAGAAACTTTGACAGCTGTCATTCAAAGGCATCGCTCGTGGTGTGTCGGGATGGCTGTCTTCATCACCCCGGAGAGAGCGAGGATCCATGTAAAGAAGGGTCAGATGCAAGATTGCACGGCATTGGTAAGATATTGTTTTCGATTTCGACACAAAACTGCTATAATGTGCTATTTCcaactgtgatatttttttcGTGAACAAACATCAATAGCATCTGCCTGGATTTCAGATAAGCCTCAACAGAGGAGGGGGATGCGAGTGTGGACGCGCTCAAAAGCCGTCGACATGCGCAAGCGAGAGCGCGGACAGCTGCGACGACGCGCAGCAAAAGAACAACGGCAAGAAGAATAAACTGATGAACGAAGAAGAAAACGCGCACTATATTTTCAAAAAAGACAGATCTTCCAACTGGAATCTACATTTGACATGAAGCGCTATCTGAGCAGCGCGGAGCGCGCGTGCCTGGCGAACTCCTGCAGCTTACCGAGACTCAAGTCAAAATCTGGTTCAGAATCGACGGAATAAATTAAAAGCCAACTGTCTACTGAACTTGAAGGACCGAATAGCGAGTTCCGGTGAAATTGAGAAAGACGGTGCCGCTACCAGCTTTATATAAAGAGATAAATCTGCTCGGAAGGTGCATGCTTCCAATGCCTTTGCAGGTCGTGTATCCTGGAGGTAGCGCGCCTTACTTTATTTCTCAAATGCCAGCAAGTATTTCAGCCTGTTCGATGGAGATATATGACTTAGTAAAGACCTCTCACAGGGGACAACGTTTTTCTTAGCTCTCATAACAAATTCGACGACACGCGACACATGTCAAATTTTAATAAGCATTAtcacatttttgtgtgttttgctgaGAACATCGTTGAGCTATCGGTCAGTAAAGAAGCTGGCTTGTATTTCTAtgcaaaacttattttatttattatgctgtacaaaattttatatataaaaacaacaacacctaGCGTATTATACCCAGGCAACCCCGTCATTCAGTGCATCACAGTGAGCAGCCATACTGGCAGAAATGCCACTGCCAATCATCCCGTCTTCACATGGCAGGAAGTTATAACAGATGTTTTGctgtttacattaatattattttttattataattacatatcCGCTAAAGATTTTCGATGCatgcatttgtatttttaaatggccATCTAATTTCAAAATGAGCAATTAAACCTATTTAAGTGAATGTATTGGTTATTTTACATCTAAcgcatgtttgtatgtttattccTTTTAGATTTTATCGTTTTAATCCCTTTTCAGCATAACCTGGCCGATTATTAGGCTACCAGTATTTACATCATTTATCGAGTGTCATTAAATCTTCTGTTTTACACTTTCTTCAAACGAAACTTTTGTGTCCTGGCTTATTTTGTATTAACAACttgttgaatttaattcatttgaaaACGCTATTCTGATGTTAAATCAGTTTGAAATAATCCCACAATCGGTCACACTCACGGATGCTGATTAAACACGTGAGTCGCATGTTCTTAAGGAATTATCTATGGAAAGCTAACAAAATCTCAgagcaaaacaaagcaaattcCGATGACCGAGCCTATTATACTATAAATCTCGAGGTAACAGACTTCACAGGCGGTTTAGCATATTACACCCGAGGACATGTCCTCTTACAAAATGTAGTCCACTAATAAACAAGCATGTATTGCCTAACagtgaacttaaaaaaaaatcaacatataaACATTCGTAAAAAAGTTTTCCAAAGCTCTACAAACATGGTATTGGCATGCAGGATGTTTCGTGCCGGAGAGTAAACTTTGACATCGTTCAATATATAGGCTAtaggtgtatttattttttattttaaatatatacatttataatatatatatatatatatatatatatatatatatatatatatatgaataccaAGATGCTTACAtttctgtgttttatttcaaCACGAATAACAACTTTTGAAACTTCAGACAACagctttaaattttaattttagacAAAACAAACTATTGAAAAAATCGGCGTATATGCATTAATGTGATGATTATTTAAAACAGTGACGGTTTTCAAACTATTTCTAATAAGGTCATGTTAGGCCACGGTACAATTTACTGATAGACTGAAACGGGGCAATTAGACCTGCTCTTCAGCTCTGCGATTCACAATTTTTTGACCTAAATTAACTCTTGAAGACGTGGCAAACGGGCCATGATGTCTTTCTTTCTAGCAGTGGTAATTAAACAGCAAGGTTGTATAAGTAATGAATACTTGCACCTTAATACTTGTTCATCCGGAAGCGATTCGCCAGTTGCgtttactttttattaattagCTAGacaacagtacatttatttgtacAAATTACGCCATTACATACTGTGGTGTAATTTTTGGCTCAAATTTACTGAGTTCAGtaaataaatgtcatataaaGTGAAACAGAGATGTTTACAAAAAACGATTGAACACTAAAAGTATTCCAAAAAACTTTCAcaacattcagattttttttagccTTCATTAcccttaaacttgtaaaaacgcGAATAGTCTTACCTCTTTCATTAGTCTCCTTTATAAAGCTTATAAATCTTAAAGAAATAGCCTCCAAACACTCTTATAACAATATTGTTTACCTTAGGTCTTGAATGACTCTTCTTACAGAACCTTTAACTGTAAACGTAAAGTTGGATAAAAGGAGCTCCTCTTTCttcaaatgaataataaataggataataaaataactgaataCCAATAAGTATTTACCTTAAAAGTGAAGGTGTTTATTTTACCATCCtgatttttctcaatttctgaaTTATTTTGATTCTTAGGTTTCTCCAATTTTTCCCCAAAGTGTTTAAagccacaaaataaaacaaagtcacaaccataaaataaaacaaaacatgtagtgaatacaaaaatgttactttacattacatttaacttGTTTTATACGTTGCtgtgcattttaattaaaaagaatGAGCATTATAATTTGTCATGGGTTAACTTGTGGGAAATTTCTTACTGAAttctttgccatctgaataatttttgGGTTACAATTAATCTTCCTTGGCTTGTTTTATACTTTAACCACAAGCAGAAAATAAGAATTGTGCTAATTAGATTTTAGTACAATAGTATTTAATTTATGCAACCATTCAAGGAATATACTCTAACATACCAGGAAAACCAGTTAATACCTCAATCTTTAAATAGGTCTTAATCTTTTTAAGAACTAAATActcagtaaaatgttttttttttaattattattattacataaccaCAGAGAAAAAgtttattactacagtatatGGAAATTAACCactgtattttacttttactGGTTCTGATCAGTTTTACACAGAAAGAACTTGTAAATCTacaaataatgtttgtttgtttgttggttggttggtttaaacTTTATTCTCCATTCTGCTTGACACAGAAAGGGAAATTTGTCTTTATAATGAAGTTAAGATTTTcacatttcacacaaaaaaaaatctatctcaGTCAAAACTTCATTAAACACAAACTTTTCACAACCACTGTCATTTCTACAGACTAATACACACATAGATACTCAATAAAAGGGTCTGAAGAAACCAAACACTTAAAGACTAAAGGCCAAGCTGCCAAACTACATCACACTATCTTCTTTGCTCATTTTTCAAGCAGCGAAAGACTCCGATCTGGGTCTGAGGTGCCAAGCCAATCACTGCGATTCCAGTATTGGATACCCAACTCCATTTCATCTATTGCTCCAATCCTGGCCATTAACGCATGGGATCTGTTAATGGTCTGGAGtctgcatatatatgtatgtgagtgtgtaagTGGGAGGGGGAGAGCAGACTTCCTGTCTCTAGGAGAAACTGATGTCTCAATACATGGAGAACACCTTCTGTCGTCCTGCACTTTGCTCCAAAACCACAAGGTTCAAATGACCTTCCACCCCTCCACTTTATATCTCTGCCCTCTCTGGTCCCATGGCCAAACCGAGGAGAAAAATCCATTAAAACTGAGGCCTGATCAAAGAGGCCAAAACACAAACATGCCATATGTACAGGTTTAAGGGTATCAGTGACTACAGAGGGTTATGGATGTCTCTGTATGATAGTATTGATTGATGGCACCTTTAACTGTAGAATAAATGATGGTTTTGAGTTTCACAAGTCACGGGATGCTTTCACTTGaacaatgtgcatttatttttcagATTGTATATGAAAATTATTATCTTGGTGGCATTGTAGCAGACTTTTtaaagaactatatatatatatatatatatatatatatatatatatatatatatatatatatatatatatatatatatatatatatatatatatatatatatatagttgcagtcagccccctgtttatttttccccccaatttctgtttaacggagagaagatttttttcaacaaatttctaactagttttaataactgatttattttatctttgccatgatgacagtatataatatattactagatatttttcaagacacttctatacagcttaaagtgaaatttaaaggcttaacaaggaaaatgaggttaactaggcaggttagggtaattaggcaagttattgtataatgatggtttgttctgtagactattgaaaaaatgtgaagcttaaaggggctaataagtttgaccttaaaatgttttttttttttaaaaactgcttttattctagccaaaataaaacaaataagactttctccagaagaaacaatattatcagacatactgtaaaaatttccttgctctgttaaacataatttgggaaatataaaaaaatcaaaaaatcaaagaggggctaataattctgacttcaactgtatatatatatttttcgatacaataacctgcctaattaccctaacctgcctagttaacctaattaacctggttacacctttaaatgtcactttaagctgtgtagaattgtcttgaaacatacctagtaaaatattatttactatcaccatggcaaagataaaataatgagttattaaaactattgtgtttagaaatgttgggaaaaaaaagaaattggggaaaaaaaggagggctaataattatgggggtttattaattctgacttcaactgtgtatatatatatgaccaaatgttataataataatgataataacaataataagttttaacaaattataattattaatataatttatcattatAATTTGTAATTTCGACAGTTTAGTTTTACCATCATACCATTATACCATTTTTGTATACAGTATACTTACACATTCAACTACCCATATTTTAATTCAAGATATAAGAAACATTGGAAAAGTATGTAAgatttaataataagtaaattgcATTATATGTGCAcactagggctacacaatattggaaaactgacattgcaatatttttttcccctgcaatatatattgcaatataaatacaatttcaaaaaacctttaaacagctctatttggaaagtcatTACTTAAGATTAATAGGGATGATTTGTatgggagtgaaatataaatgcattttatgtaatgtattactggatatacatataataaacaaactacagtcataaataaacacagtgGAGCAGATGTTCAAGTCAAGTATGCTCTACATGTTCtcttaaactcttaaaatgttcGCATATGCCttaaaaacacagcaaaatgttcaaCTTTGACTCTATAATGGCTCAATTCTCTACAAATCTCAAGTGATTTGACCCATGGATTCTGGTTATCTATATTCATACATTATCTATCTTCTGGTTATCTGCATTCACATATATATTCAACTCAACATTGtatacattgtgatatcgatgctcaaattaCATATTGTACAGCTCTAGTACATACACAcaacatatttatataaaattttaggCAACACAATACTATACTTaatcaatatttggtgaaataaccatgattttctattttctgttctgaagacatttgttattctgaccaattttTGGTTTCTAAAGAAAAACAAGCTCtataaatgacagtattttaaactttaatttgaaGAAATGTTATCATAACTTTACATAATAAAACTAATCTTAACTTTGTACTCAAACCCATacataataacttaataatacctttttaaggcTGGCAAGTAAAATATATAGGGCTGTTATTTATCATGGCAAACAAAACAGTGttctaaacaaacaaattcaggAAGAA
This genomic stretch from Danio aesculapii chromosome 1, fDanAes4.1, whole genome shotgun sequence harbors:
- the hmx1 gene encoding LOW QUALITY PROTEIN: homeobox protein HMX1 (The sequence of the model RefSeq protein was modified relative to this genomic sequence to represent the inferred CDS: deleted 1 base in 1 codon), with the translated sequence MHEKSQQQHTSTTSRGSSFFIENLLGSCKTEKPVCPIKDNDGTERAIALKGYPNAYRKEMCIQASSTGFKTEISPLEWKGRETSKSPREESRNSSEHSRSDRDTPLASEPLDGVVDRKMSGCAVDEGDDARQLFDERSGPDTSEPGSARKKKTRTVFSRSQVFQLESTFDMKRYLSSSERAGLAASLHLTETQVKIWFQNRRNKWKRQLAADLEAVNFNHNSQRIVRVPILYHDKATPMSTLSFNVSQVSPPIMGFSNSANYPLSSFAHSVNLMTSQMTGLV
- the hmx4 gene encoding LOW QUALITY PROTEIN: H6 family homeobox 4 (The sequence of the model RefSeq protein was modified relative to this genomic sequence to represent the inferred CDS: inserted 5 bases in 5 codons; deleted 6 bases in 4 codons; substituted 1 base at 1 genomic stop codon); its protein translation is MKRGKRGTDTDPHLKENMSKEDASCRPAXLKFTIDNILNSKTSSRNFDSCHSKASLVVCRDGCLHHPGESEDPCKEGSDARLHGIGKILXASTEEGDASVDALKSSTCASESADSCDDAQQKNNGKKNKLMTKKKTRTIFSKRQIFQLESTFDMKRYLSSAERACLANXLQLTETQVKIWFXNRRNKLKXQLSTELEGPNSEFRKLRKTVPLPALYKEINLLGRCMLPMPLQVVYPGGSAPYXYFSNASKYFSLFDGDI